The following proteins come from a genomic window of bacterium:
- a CDS encoding DUF4115 domain-containing protein produces the protein MSIGKILQEARGKKGISVQQANVATKIKREYIEALENERFELIPSATYVKGFLKIYGEFLCVDYKKLISEYTIRYGQEESSVIHPEKNIERLQSADDSGVRLSKPGIFIIACAVILVVVFIIKVIFFSGRSEDKYFKDITSSMPPQYFDVNTDSVKLPVAVDTLNKSQHEVEVYATENVWMSVWVDEQEYPAGTLSAGQGEKWHGRKIHLKIGNAAGLKVKVDGKALAGLGAKGEVIHLYIDDTGVKKQSK, from the coding sequence ATGAGCATAGGAAAAATATTACAGGAAGCCAGGGGTAAAAAAGGTATTTCCGTCCAGCAGGCCAATGTTGCGACAAAAATAAAACGTGAATACATAGAAGCGCTGGAAAACGAACGCTTTGAACTTATCCCTTCAGCCACCTATGTAAAGGGTTTTTTAAAGATTTACGGTGAGTTTCTGTGTGTCGATTATAAAAAACTCATTTCGGAATACACCATAAGGTACGGGCAGGAAGAAAGTTCGGTGATTCATCCGGAAAAAAATATTGAACGTTTACAATCGGCTGATGATTCCGGAGTAAGATTGTCCAAACCTGGTATTTTTATAATTGCCTGCGCTGTTATCCTGGTAGTTGTGTTTATTATCAAAGTTATCTTTTTCAGCGGAAGGTCCGAGGATAAATATTTTAAAGATATTACTTCATCGATGCCGCCTCAGTATTTTGATGTTAATACCGATTCGGTTAAACTTCCGGTTGCGGTTGATACTTTGAACAAAAGCCAGCACGAGGTTGAGGTCTATGCCACCGAAAATGTCTGGATGTCTGTCTGGGTCGACGAGCAGGAATATCCTGCGGGGACATTGAGCGCGGGCCAGGGCGAAAAGTGGCATGGCAGGAAAATCCACCTCAAAATCGGAAATGCCGCCGGACTGAAGGTTAAGGTTGACGGTAAAGCATTGGCCGGATTAGGCGCAAAGGGAGAAGTAATCCACCTTTATATAGATGATACCGGCGTCAAAAAACAGTCAAAATGA
- the rimO gene encoding 30S ribosomal protein S12 methylthiotransferase RimO produces MNAFIQSFGCPKNLVDTERMIFLSEKEGLKFVENPADADIIIINTCAFIKAAVEESMKAVLEATILKGQTRCKRIIVAGCLVTRYGKEVFAGVPAVDCFIAPSSIESIGSIVRKYRNGKSGGREFISGGYKAVDFRERKITGPGHYAYLKLSEGCSNNCSFCTIPMIRGGLRSRTGREIIEEAEILAGKGVKELIIIGQDIASYGADKGKKALPALLDKIKDIEGINWIRLMYMHPAHITDGIISAISDSEKICRYMDIPLQHINDGILRAMNRKITGKEIIKLIDTLRNKIVDLKLRTTFIVGFPGETKKIYNELKDFIKAAEFDRMGSFIYSPEEGTGACDLSGRVKISEAAERYKELMDIQKKISFGRNKKLTGKRIRVIIDSYNRRNNCYIARSQWDAPDIDCVVNVSGGKLNKGDMPYVSVKKGSHFELFAEFEQL; encoded by the coding sequence ATGAATGCTTTTATCCAATCTTTCGGCTGCCCTAAAAATCTTGTCGATACCGAGAGGATGATTTTTCTGTCGGAAAAAGAAGGCTTGAAGTTCGTTGAAAATCCGGCGGATGCGGACATAATCATAATCAACACCTGCGCTTTTATAAAGGCTGCCGTTGAAGAATCCATGAAGGCTGTGCTTGAAGCCACGATTCTTAAGGGGCAGACCCGCTGTAAGCGCATAATCGTAGCCGGGTGCCTTGTGACAAGGTATGGAAAGGAAGTTTTTGCCGGGGTTCCCGCGGTCGATTGTTTTATAGCGCCTTCATCAATTGAATCAATCGGCTCTATTGTCAGGAAATACAGGAATGGGAAGAGCGGCGGAAGGGAATTTATTTCCGGGGGATACAAAGCGGTTGATTTCCGGGAAAGAAAGATTACGGGGCCCGGCCATTATGCTTATTTAAAGTTGAGCGAAGGATGCAGCAACAATTGTTCCTTTTGCACAATACCGATGATAAGGGGCGGATTGAGAAGCCGGACCGGACGGGAGATTATAGAAGAGGCTGAAATCCTCGCCGGTAAAGGCGTCAAAGAACTCATAATCATCGGGCAGGACATTGCTTCGTATGGCGCTGATAAGGGCAAAAAAGCGCTGCCGGCCCTGCTGGATAAAATCAAAGATATTGAAGGTATCAACTGGATCAGGCTGATGTATATGCATCCGGCCCATATCACGGACGGTATCATTTCCGCAATTTCCGATTCGGAGAAGATTTGCAGGTACATGGATATCCCGCTGCAGCATATCAATGACGGTATTCTGCGCGCCATGAACAGGAAAATAACAGGAAAAGAAATCATTAAACTGATTGATACCCTCAGAAATAAAATCGTGGATTTGAAACTCAGGACGACTTTTATAGTCGGTTTCCCGGGTGAAACGAAAAAGATATATAATGAGTTGAAAGATTTTATAAAGGCGGCGGAATTCGACAGGATGGGATCTTTTATTTATTCGCCCGAGGAAGGGACCGGCGCCTGTGATTTAAGCGGCAGGGTTAAAATATCCGAAGCCGCGGAAAGATATAAAGAATTGATGGATATCCAGAAAAAAATATCTTTCGGAAGAAATAAAAAGTTAACAGGAAAACGAATCAGGGTTATAATTGATTCATATAACCGCAGAAATAATTGTTATATTGCGAGAAGCCAATGGGACGCTCCGGATATTGATTGTGTCGTAAACGTGTCGGGCGGTAAGTTGAATAAAGGGGATATGCCGTATGTTTCTGTTAAAAAAGGTTCTCATTTTGAATTATTCGCGGAGTTTGAACAGTTATGA
- the pgsA gene encoding CDP-diacylglycerol--glycerol-3-phosphate 3-phosphatidyltransferase: MNTPNKLTLTRVFIAFIFMAVLVSGMPLKGVLATLLFVIGCMTDYLDGKIARDRNIVTDFGKLMDPLADKIMISAALITFVQLKDTHVPAWMVVIIIGREFFVTGLRLLAASKGQVIPAGRGGKHKIISQIAAISVILLFLSAKEILTSFFKWDARVDYYFGFISYIMIFIAMVLSVLSGFFYFKKNRNLFIHE, translated from the coding sequence ATGAATACGCCTAATAAGCTGACATTAACACGGGTATTCATCGCTTTCATATTTATGGCCGTTCTGGTTTCCGGGATGCCTCTAAAAGGCGTGTTGGCGACTTTATTGTTTGTTATAGGATGTATGACTGATTATCTGGACGGCAAGATAGCGAGAGATAGAAATATTGTAACGGATTTCGGAAAATTGATGGACCCTCTCGCGGATAAAATAATGATTTCCGCCGCGTTAATAACATTTGTGCAGTTGAAAGACACACATGTTCCCGCATGGATGGTAGTCATAATCATCGGAAGGGAATTTTTTGTTACGGGCCTCCGCTTACTGGCCGCATCGAAAGGACAGGTAATCCCCGCCGGAAGAGGGGGAAAACATAAAATCATATCCCAGATCGCCGCTATCTCCGTTATACTTCTTTTTCTTTCGGCGAAAGAAATCCTGACCTCATTTTTCAAGTGGGATGCAAGGGTAGATTATTATTTCGGTTTTATATCTTATATTATGATTTTTATTGCAATGGTTCTGTCAGTACTGTCGGGATTTTTTTATTTTAAGAAAAACAGAAATCTGTTCATACATGAATAA
- a CDS encoding phosphatidylglycerophosphatase A: MNKNNIAGRASIIISTFFGAGYFPKIPGTVGTLIGFAIFFLLKDHIILNSGCFFVLLCAGFLVSGKAEKMLDRKDPGCIIIDEIAAVYIVFLLIDIPEKLFFTAIITGFIANRFFDIYKPLGINKLQHLNGSLGIMLDDILAAVYSNITVRVVLLLTLKLASYKIT, from the coding sequence ATGAATAAAAACAATATAGCCGGGCGGGCCAGTATAATAATATCAACGTTTTTCGGAGCGGGGTATTTTCCGAAAATTCCCGGGACTGTCGGAACCTTAATCGGGTTTGCAATATTTTTTTTATTGAAAGACCATATCATCCTGAACAGCGGCTGTTTTTTTGTATTGCTCTGCGCCGGTTTTCTTGTTTCCGGCAAAGCGGAAAAAATGCTGGATAGAAAAGACCCGGGTTGTATTATTATCGATGAAATCGCGGCGGTTTATATCGTTTTTTTATTAATTGATATTCCCGAAAAGTTATTTTTTACCGCTATTATAACCGGCTTTATCGCTAACAGGTTTTTTGATATATATAAGCCCTTGGGAATAAATAAGTTGCAGCATTTAAACGGCTCGTTGGGTATAATGCTTGACGATATTTTAGCCGCTGTTTATTCGAATATTACGGTGCGTGTGGTTTTATTATTGACACTTAAATTGGCCTCCTATAAGATAACTTAG
- the bamD gene encoding outer membrane protein assembly factor BamD translates to MMRYCYRITVMLILLSVPTFSPAPWIWTPESGKFVNPKWEPKKSAKLQMEYAHSLEEKKEYKEAAEEYKKVAKFFPGSAFAPEGQMAMGRMYEKTGKYYDAFLGYKSILEKYPSYGHVDDILDNIYKIGNDFLAGRRRYLWKFKILSATDKAAEIFEFLVEQAPFSKLAPEAQFKAGLAYQKTGDYNKAIEAYKKVLEVYSGTEFADDAKFHIGMCWYDKSRGPEYDQEATDNAIKELYQFRKKYPQSDLMGKAAELITELEERKAEELYRNGVFYEKQGNYISSKVYYELLLNQYPDSKWSKKAKRTLSSAGFKQMEEQQEPVEKRIEKENKLMGGGVDSRETSVTMPLDEAVEMVTEPVGGAVETVTNPVKDVLAPDTKETAGSDEDTGEAQTEENSD, encoded by the coding sequence ATGATGAGATATTGTTATAGAATAACAGTTATGCTGATACTGCTGTCTGTTCCCACGTTTTCTCCCGCTCCGTGGATATGGACCCCTGAGTCGGGGAAATTCGTCAATCCTAAATGGGAACCGAAAAAAAGCGCAAAACTTCAGATGGAATACGCTCATTCCCTTGAGGAAAAAAAAGAATATAAGGAAGCGGCCGAAGAATATAAAAAGGTGGCGAAATTTTTTCCGGGTTCGGCTTTTGCTCCCGAGGGCCAGATGGCAATGGGGAGGATGTATGAAAAAACGGGCAAATATTATGATGCGTTCCTGGGATATAAATCCATTCTTGAAAAATATCCTTCATACGGTCATGTAGACGATATATTAGATAATATTTATAAAATCGGAAACGATTTTCTGGCCGGAAGACGCAGATACTTATGGAAATTTAAAATTCTCAGCGCGACAGACAAAGCCGCCGAAATATTTGAATTTCTCGTCGAGCAGGCGCCTTTTTCAAAACTTGCGCCTGAGGCGCAATTTAAAGCCGGTTTAGCCTATCAGAAGACAGGCGATTACAACAAGGCAATCGAGGCTTACAAAAAAGTCCTGGAAGTTTATTCCGGCACGGAATTCGCCGATGACGCGAAATTTCATATCGGGATGTGCTGGTATGACAAATCAAGAGGCCCTGAATATGATCAGGAAGCGACGGATAATGCCATAAAAGAGTTGTATCAGTTCAGGAAAAAGTATCCTCAAAGCGATCTTATGGGTAAAGCGGCAGAGCTTATAACGGAACTGGAAGAAAGGAAAGCCGAAGAACTGTATAGAAACGGCGTCTTTTATGAAAAACAGGGTAATTACATATCTTCAAAAGTATACTATGAACTTCTGCTGAACCAGTATCCTGATTCCAAATGGTCTAAAAAGGCAAAGAGAACACTTTCTTCCGCCGGGTTTAAGCAGATGGAGGAACAGCAGGAACCGGTTGAGAAAAGAATTGAAAAAGAAAATAAGCTTATGGGCGGAGGAGTTGATAGCCGGGAAACATCGGTAACCATGCCTCTTGATGAAGCGGTGGAAATGGTAACAGAACCCGTAGGAGGGGCGGTTGAAACAGTTACGAACCCTGTAAAGGATGTATTGGCTCCCGACACGAAAGAAACCGCCGGAAGCGATGAGGATACAGGAGAAGCGCAAACAGAGGAGAATTCCGATTGA
- the lptE gene encoding LPS assembly lipoprotein LptE yields MIYNPGQKLIFACCMTVILLSGCGYKTGSLILDDYRTIAIPVFRNETYQEDIESYLTNSVIEEFQRDGSLMVSGKKNADLLLKGRVTGWKRTGERFAGDEYREVVEYQLEITVVFDLMDQKTGDYLFKDLKISGNNTYFINPDIPASKRRSIPLEREQQTVIISKDIYESEKASMWRAAERISRQILQKVVERW; encoded by the coding sequence TTGATATATAATCCGGGACAGAAATTGATATTTGCCTGCTGTATGACGGTAATTTTACTGTCGGGGTGCGGTTATAAAACCGGTTCATTGATATTAGATGATTATAGGACGATCGCGATACCCGTCTTCAGGAACGAGACATACCAGGAAGATATTGAAAGTTATCTGACAAATTCAGTGATTGAGGAGTTTCAAAGGGATGGTTCACTGATGGTATCCGGCAAAAAAAATGCCGACCTCCTCCTAAAAGGCCGCGTAACAGGATGGAAAAGGACCGGCGAAAGATTTGCCGGAGATGAATATCGCGAAGTTGTCGAATATCAGCTGGAAATAACCGTGGTATTCGATTTGATGGACCAGAAAACCGGAGACTATCTTTTTAAAGATCTGAAAATAAGCGGGAACAACACTTATTTTATTAACCCCGACATCCCCGCTTCAAAAAGACGGTCAATCCCTCTGGAAAGAGAACAGCAGACTGTTATTATCAGCAAAGATATTTATGAATCGGAGAAAGCCTCTATGTGGCGGGCGGCAGAAAGAATATCCAGGCAAATACTCCAGAAAGTAGTTGAACGCTGGTAA
- the holA gene encoding DNA polymerase III subunit delta, with amino-acid sequence MISDKKKRETQILPVYLVYGKDTVRIKDALDDLRKYFTGDADKDITVYSAGDTSIETVLCDISTVTLFGDRKLVIVRSCDDYGPGGFKQILSYIQNPFRQNCIVFVFENLPRLISSSLKNISEECIKHYPEVKSWKLPEWIKSRVEKHGRKIQPSATGALAEIIGDNSGTMNMEIEKLITYSYEKPVIGDDDVHEIASSGEGQFWDLVNNIVGRNMNKAMSVFQKMDFKGPDAAGLIMVTHKKILELILAKLTIQKKISVDDMSLILKLNNRKDKWKIDRIFRESGKYDLPALIGIIKSFPGILMSVRKNDDRTVKVIIEKMLIDFCRA; translated from the coding sequence ATGATATCCGATAAGAAAAAAAGAGAGACTCAAATCCTTCCTGTTTATCTGGTTTACGGCAAGGATACCGTCCGGATTAAAGATGCCCTCGATGACCTCAGGAAATATTTCACCGGAGACGCGGATAAAGATATAACCGTATATTCCGCCGGCGATACATCCATTGAAACCGTTCTGTGCGATATTTCAACAGTTACTTTGTTCGGCGACAGGAAACTGGTTATTGTCCGGTCGTGTGATGATTACGGCCCCGGCGGCTTTAAACAGATTCTGTCATATATACAAAATCCTTTCCGGCAGAATTGCATAGTGTTTGTTTTTGAAAATCTCCCCAGGCTTATATCTTCCTCCCTGAAAAATATAAGCGAAGAATGTATTAAGCATTATCCCGAAGTTAAATCATGGAAATTACCGGAATGGATAAAAAGCAGGGTGGAAAAACATGGCAGAAAAATCCAGCCGTCCGCAACGGGCGCGCTGGCCGAAATAATAGGCGATAATTCCGGGACAATGAACATGGAAATAGAAAAACTGATAACTTATTCCTATGAAAAACCTGTTATAGGAGATGACGATGTGCATGAAATAGCGTCAAGCGGCGAAGGCCAGTTCTGGGATTTGGTTAATAATATCGTCGGGCGCAATATGAACAAAGCCATGTCTGTTTTTCAGAAGATGGATTTTAAAGGTCCGGATGCCGCAGGGTTGATTATGGTGACACACAAAAAAATCCTTGAATTGATATTGGCAAAGTTGACAATACAGAAGAAAATATCAGTTGATGACATGTCCCTGATATTGAAACTGAATAACAGGAAGGATAAATGGAAAATAGACAGGATATTCAGGGAATCCGGGAAATATGACCTGCCCGCTTTAATCGGTATAATTAAATCCTTCCCCGGGATTCTGATGTCTGTAAGAAAAAATGATGACAGGACAGTTAAGGTAATTATCGAAAAAATGCTGATTGATTTCTGCCGGGCTTGA
- the rpsT gene encoding 30S ribosomal protein S20: protein MPNISSAKKRMRNSEKKRLKNKATKSSIKTLSSKAIKLYQEGKKDEALKIFKAVSSVIDKASSRGIIHKNTAAHKKSNLSRLFK, encoded by the coding sequence ATGCCAAATATCAGTTCCGCGAAAAAGAGAATGCGCAACAGCGAAAAAAAACGCCTTAAAAACAAGGCCACGAAATCTTCTATTAAAACGCTTTCTTCGAAAGCAATAAAACTTTACCAGGAAGGCAAAAAAGATGAAGCATTAAAAATATTCAAAGCCGTTTCATCTGTAATAGACAAAGCTTCCTCCAGGGGAATAATCCACAAAAACACGGCGGCCCATAAAAAATCAAATCTGTCCAGGCTGTTTAAATAA